Proteins encoded in a region of the Benincasa hispida cultivar B227 chromosome 2, ASM972705v1, whole genome shotgun sequence genome:
- the LOC120071868 gene encoding probable LRR receptor-like serine/threonine-protein kinase At2g23950 has product MLLPKLLCCFIILSFAFPCLSYEPRNPEVEALINVKTALNDPHGVLSNWDEDSVDPCSWAMITCSPENLVIGLGAPSQSLSGSLSGAIGNLTNLRQVLLQNNNISGPIPVELGTLPLLQTLDLSNNRFSGPIPASFAQLNGLRYLRLNNNSLSGPFPLSLAKIPQLAFLDLSFNNLSGPVPVFPARTFNVVGNPMICGSSPNEGCSGSANAVPLSFSLESSPGRLRSKRIAVALGVSLSCAFLILLAFGILWRRRNQKTKTILDINVHNHEVGLVRLGNLRNFTFKELQLATDHFSSKNILGAGGFGNVYKGKLGDGTMVAVKRLKDVTGTTGESQFRTELEMISLAVHRNLLRLIGYCATSHERLLVYPYMSNGSVASRLRGKPALDWNTRKRIAIGAARGLLYLHEQCDPKIIHRDVKAANVLLDDYCEAVVGDFGLAKLLDHADSHVTTAVRGTVGHIAPEYLSTGQSSEKTDVFGFGILLIELITGMRALEFGKTINQKGAMLEWVKKIQQEKKVELLVDRELGNNYDQIEVGEMLQVALLCTQYLPAHRPKMSEVVRMLEGDGLVEKWAATHTHNDLNVNLFHSRNSCKGTYNPTNAMKNNGNERDHSSMLSLTMDDDDDERSLDSYAMELSGPR; this is encoded by the exons ATGCTTCTTCCTAAACTTCTCTGTTGCTTCATCATTCTCTCTTTTGCCTTCCCTTGCCTTTCTTATGAACCTCGCAACCCTGAAG TGGAAGCTCTGATTAATGTGAAGACGGCATTGAATGATCCGCACGGTGTTCTCAGTAATTGGGATGAGGACTCTGTGGACCCTTGTAGTTGGGCAATGATCACCTGCTCCCCTGAGAATCTTGTTATAGGATT AGGAGCTCCGAGTCAGTCTCTTTCCGGAAGCTTGTCTGGGGCGATTGGGAATCTCACGAATCTTCGCCAAGT GCTGCTGCAGAATAACAACATTTCTGGTCCAATTCCCGTTGAACTTGGAACTCTGCCGTTGCTTCAAACATTAGATCTCTCAAACAACCGGTTCTCTGGCCCAATACCAGCATCTTTTGCTCAGCTTAACGGTCTACGATACCT GAGGCTGAACAATAATAGCTTGTCCGGGCCTTTTCCCTTGTCTTTGGCCAAAATCCCCCAGCTTGCTTTCTT GGACTTGTCTTTTAACAATCTCAGTGGACCAGTGCCCGTGTTTCCAGCCAGAACATTCAA TGTGGTGGGAAATCCTATGATATGTGGAAGTAGTCCTAATGAAGGTTGCTCTGGCTCAGCCAACGCTGttcctctttctttctctctagaaTCATCCCCTG GAAGACTTAGATCCAAAAGAATAGCAGTGGCACTTGGGGTCAGCCTCAGCTGTGCTTTTCTAATTCTGTTAGCATTTGGAATTCTTTGGCGCAGAAGAAATCAGAAGACCAAAACCATCTTAGACATCAATG TTCACAATCATGAAGTTGGGCTTGTGCGCTTAGGCAATCTGAGAAACTTCACTTTCAAAGAGCTCCAATTAGcaacagaccattttagttccAAAAATATACTTGGGGCTGGAGGGTTTGGTAATGTGTACAAGGGAAAGCTAGGAGATGGGACTATGGTGGCAGTCAAACGGCTAAAAGATGTCACAGGTACTACTGGAGAGTCTCAGTTTCGCACAGAGTTGGAGATGATTAGCCTAGCTGTTCATCGTAATTTGCTTCGATTAATTGGTTATTGTGCTACATCTCACGAGAGGCTCTTGGTGTACCCATACATGTCAAATGGCAGTGTAGCTTCCAGGCTCAGAG GTAAACCAGCCTTGGACTGGAACACAAGGAAGAGAATAGCAATTGGAGCTGCAAGAGGTCTGCTGTACCTCCACGAGCAATGTGATCCTAAGATAATCCATAGAGATGTGAAGGCTGCCAATGTGCTTCTAGATGACTACTGCGAAGCTGTAGTCGGTGATTTTGGACTTGCAAAGCTTCTTGACCATGCTGATTCTCATGTGACCACTGCTGTTCGTGGCACCGTTGGGCACATCGCTCCAGAGTATCTTTCAACTGGCCAATCTTCTGAGAAAACTGATGTGTTTGGGTTTGGCATTCTTTTGATAGAGCTAATTACTGGAATGAGAGCTCTTGAATTTGGGAAAACAATTAACCAAAAAGGCGCCATGCTTGAGTGG GTGAAAAAGATACAACAGGAAAAGAAAGTGGAACTGCTTGTGGACAGAGAGCTAGGCAACAACTATGATCAGATTGAAGTTGGGGAAATGTTGCAAGTGGCTCTTCTTTGCACTCAGTATTTACCTGCTCATCGTCCCAAGATGTCGGAGGTGGTTCGAATGCTCGAAGGGGATGGGCTTGTAGAGAAATGGGCTGCTACCCACACTCATAATGACTTAAATGTCAACCTTTTTCATTCACGGAACAGCTGCAAAGGTACATACAACCCCACAAATGCAATGAAGAATAATGGTAATGAACGAGATCATTCAAGCATGTTAAGTTTGACAATGGACGACGATGACGACGAGCGATCTCTAGACTCCTATGCCATGGAACTCTCCGGTCCGAGATAG